A genomic stretch from Erigeron canadensis isolate Cc75 chromosome 9, C_canadensis_v1, whole genome shotgun sequence includes:
- the LOC122581867 gene encoding protein SUPPRESSOR OF K(+) TRANSPORT GROWTH DEFECT 1-like encodes MYSNFKEQAIEYVKQAVQEDNAGNYSKAFPLYMNALEYFKTHLKYEKNPKIREAITQKFTEYLRRAEEIRAVLDEGGGGTANGGGDGAVAAKPKSKPKDGENGGGEDGENSKLRAGLNSAIVREKPNVKWNDVAGLESAKQALQEAVILPVKFPQFFTGKRRPWRAFLLYGPPGTGKSYLAKAVATEADSTFFSVSSSDLVSKWMGESEKLVSNLFEMARESAPSIIFIDEIDSLSGQRGEGNESEASRRIKTEILVQMQGVGHNDDKVLVLAATNTPYSLDQAIRRRFDKRIYIPLPDMKARQHMFKVHLGDTPNNLTESDFESLARKTEGFSGSDIAVCVKDVLFEPVRKTQDAMFFVNTHDDLWVPCGPKQRGAVQITMQDLAAKGLASKISPPPIIRADFDKVLARQRPTVSKSDLEVHERFTKEFGEEG; translated from the exons ATGTATAGCAATTTCAAAGAACAAGCAATAGAGTATGTAAAACAAGCAGTACAAGAAGATAATGCAGGAAACTACTCAAAGGCATTCCCTTTATACATGAACGCATTAGAGTATTTCAAAACTCATTTAAAATACGAAAAAAACCCCAAGATTCGTGAAGCAATTACCCAGAAATTCACCGAATATTTACGCCGTGCCGAGGAGATTAGGGCTGTGTTAGATGAAGGTGGGGGTGGAACTGcgaatggtggtggtgatggggcGGTTGCTGCCAAACCGAAAAGTAAACCTAAAGACGGcgaaaatggtggtggagaaGATGGTGAGAATTCGAAACTGCGAGCCGGGTTAAATTCGGCTATTGTTCGAGAAAAACCGAATGTGAAATGGAATGATGTTGCTGGTCTTGAAAGTGCTAAACAGGCTTTACAGGAAGCTGTTATTTTGCCTGTTAAGTTTCCGCAGTTTTTCACTG GTAAAAGGCGGCCTTGGAGAGCTTTTCTTTTATACGGCCCACCTGGGACAGGAAAGTCATACTTAGCAAAGGCGGTTGCCACAGAAGCAGACTCTACATTTTTCAG TGTTTCTTCTTCAGATCTTGTATCAAAGTGGATGGGAGAAAGTGAAAAGCTGGTGTCAAATCTTTTTGAAATGGCTCGTGAAAGTGCACCCTCCATCATTTTTATCGATGAGATTGATTCTCTCAGTGGGCAGCGTGGAGAAGGCAATGAAAGTGAAGCTTCAAGGCGTATTAAAACTGAAATTCTTGTTCAGATGCAG GGTGTTGGGCACAATGATGACAAGGTTTTAGTACTTGCCGCAACAAATACACCCTACTCTCTGGATCAG GCTATCCGACGGCGATTTGATAAGCGTATTTATATTCCACTCCCAGATATGAAGGCGCGACAGCACATGTTTAAA GTGCATTTGGGAGACACTCCTAACAACTTAACTGAAAGTGATTTTGAATCCTTGGCTCGTAAGACGGAAGGATTTTCTGGTTCTGACATTGCTGTTTGT GTTAAGGATGTTTTATTTGAACCTGTACGTAAAACCCAAGATGCCATGTTCTTCGTTAACACACATGATGATTTGTGGGTACCATGTGGGCCAAAACAACGTGGGGCTGTTCAGATCACCATGCAGGATCTTGCTGCAAAAGGGCTGGCGTCAAAG ATTAGTCCACCACCTATCATACGAGCAGACTTCGACAAGGTTCTCGCAAGGCAGAGGCCAACTGTGAGCAAAAGCGACCTTGAGGTTCACGAGAGATTCACAAAAGAGTTTGGGGAGGAAGGTTAA